A genomic stretch from Gavia stellata isolate bGavSte3 chromosome 24, bGavSte3.hap2, whole genome shotgun sequence includes:
- the BRD3 gene encoding bromodomain-containing protein 3, producing the protein MSTVTSAIQAPQGPVNPPPPEVTNPNKPGRKTNQLQYMQNVVVKTLWKHQFAWPFYQPVDAIKLNLPDYHKIIKNPMDMGTIKKRLEHNYYWSASECMQDFNTMFTNCYIYNKPTDDIVLMAQALEKIFLQKVAQMPQEEVELLPPVPKGKGRKPSAGTQSAGAQQAVAVSSVSPPAPFQNVPPAVSQTPVIAATPVPTITANVPPVTAPPAAAPPPPAAPIMPVVPPTPPVVKKKGVKRKADTTTPTTSAITASRSESPTPLSDPKQAKIIARRESGGRPIKPPKKDLEDGEVPQHAGKKGKLSEHLKYCDSILKEMLSKKHAAYAWPFYKPVDAEALELHDYHDIIKHPMDLSTVKKKMDSREYQDAQGFAADIRLMFSNCYKYNPPDHEVVAMARKLQDVFEMRFAKMPDEPAEAPPLPPPTAPVVSKSTESSHSSEESSSDSDSSDSEEERATRLAELQEQLKAVHEQLAALSQAPVNKPKKKKEKKEKEKKKKDKEKEKEKHKVKAEEEKKPKVAQPPKQTQQKKAPAKKANSTTTANRQPKKGGKQASATYDSDEEEEGLPMTYDEKRQLSLDINRLPGEKLGRVVHIIQSREPSLRDSNPDEIEIDFETLKPTTLRELERYVKSCLQKKQRKPFSASGKKQAAKSKEELAQEKKKELEKRLQDVSGQLNNNKKPAKKEKSGSAPSGGPSRLSSSSSSESGSSSSSGSSSDSSDSE; encoded by the exons atgtcGACAGTCACATCAGCAATCCAGGCTCCTCAGGGCCCTGTGAATCCGCCGCCTCCGGAGGTCACTAATCCTAATAAGCCTGGCCGGAAGACCAACCAATTGCAATATATGCAAAATGTTGTGGTAAAGACCTTGTGGAAGCATCAGTTTGCTTGGCCTTTCTACCAACCTGTTGATGCAATTAAATTGAATTTGCCG GATTatcacaaaataataaaaaaccccatggaCATGGGGACGATCAAGAAGCGCCTGGAACATAACTATTACTGGAGTGCCAGTGAATGTATGCAGGATTTCAACACCATGTTTACAAATTGTTACATTTATAACAAG CCCACAGATGACATCGTCCTCATGGCCCAAGCCCTGGAGAAGATATTTCTGCAGAAGGTGGCCCAGATGCCTCAGGAGGAAGTTGAATTATTACCCCCAGTTCCTAAAGGCAAAGGTCGCAAGCCGTCAGCGGGCACACAGAGTGCAG GAGCACAGCAAGCAGTGGCCGTGTCTTCCGTCTCCCCGCCGGCCCCGTTCCAGAACGTCCCTCCAGCCGTGTCTCAGACGCCCGTCATTGCTGCCACCCCTGTGCCAACCATCACCGCTAATGTCCCGCCTGTCACTGCCCCTCCCGCCGCTGCTCCCCCTCCGCCTGCTGCTCCGATAATGCCCGTGGTGCCTCCTACGCCACCGGTAGTCAAG aaaaagGGAGTGAAGCGGAAAGCAGACACGACAACCCCCACCACCTCCGCCATCACTGCCAGCCGAAGCGAGTCGCCCACGCCCCTCTCGGACCCCAAGCAGGCCAAAATCATCGCTCGACGGGAGAGCGGCGGCCGGCCCATCAAACCACCAAAGAAAGACCTTGAAGACGGAGAGGTCCCCCAGCATGCAGGGAAGAAGGGCAAACTCTCTGAGCACCTCAAGTACTGTGACAGCATTCTCAAGGAGATGCTCTCGAAGAAGCATGCAGCCTATGCATGGCCCTTTTACAAGCCTGTTGATGCAGAGGCCTTGGAATTACATGACTATCATGATATTATCAAACACCCCATGGATCTCAGTACTGTTAAA aaaaaaatggacagTCGGGAATACCAGGATGCACAAGGTTTTGCAGCAGATATTCGGTTAATGTTCTCTAATTGTTACAAGTACAATCCTCCAGACCACGAAGTGGTAGCCATGGCCAGGAAGCTCCAG GATGTCTTTGAGATGAGGTTTGCGAAAATGCCCGATGAGCCTGCAGAGGCCCCACCTCTGCCTCCACCAACAGCACCAGTAGTGAGCAAAAGCACAGAGAGCAGTCACAGTAGTGAGGAGAGCTCCTCTGACTCGGACAGCTCAGACTCGGAAGAAGAGCGAGCGACTCGGCTGGCGGAGCTCCAGGAGCAG CTAAAGGCCGTCCATGAGCAGCTAGCCGCATTGTCACAAGCGCCAGTgaacaaaccaaagaaaaaaaaagagaagaaggaaaaagagaagaaaaagaaagataaagagaaggaaaaagaaaagcacaaagtaaaagctgaggaggagaagaaaccCAAGGTGGCTcaaccaccaaaacaaacccaacagaaGAAAGCCCCAgctaagaaagcaaacagcacGACCACAGCTAACAG GCAGCCCAAGAAAGGAGGCAAACAAGCATCTGCAACCTACGATTcggatgaggaggaggaaggtctGCCCATGACCTATGATGAGAAACGACAACTCAGCTTGGACATCAACCGCCTGCCCGGGGAGAAGCTAGGCAGGGTGGTGCACATCATCCAGTCACGGGAACCTTCCCTCAGAGACTCCAATCCTGACGAGATAGAAATAGATTTTGAAACATTGAAGCCCACAACTTTACGAGAACTGGAGAGATACGTGAAATCttgtttacagaaaaaacaaaggaaaccaTTTT CTGCAAGTGgcaaaaagcaagcagcaaagtCAAAAGAAGAGTTAgctcaggaaaagaagaaagaactaGAAAAACGGTTACAGGACGTCAGTGGGCAGCTAAACAACAACAAGAAACCCGCAAAGAAAG AGAAATCCGGCTCAGCTCCCTCCGGAGGCCCTTCCcggctcagcagcagcagctcctccgagtctgggagcagcagctccagtgGCTCCAGCTCAGACAGCAGCGATTCGGAATGA
- the BRD3OS gene encoding putative uncharacterized protein BRD3OS produces MTDKVMNGRVPLPEKALSEGYARLRYRDTSLLIWQQQQQKLESAPPNTYLSRSRSMWYSQYGNEAILVRDKNKLDVSRDTGQSKFCAIM; encoded by the coding sequence ATGACTGACAAAGTAATGAACGGGAGGGTGCCCCTGCCTGAAAAAGCCTTGTCCGAGGGCTACGCCCGGCTGCGGTACAGGGACACCTCTCTGCTcatctggcagcagcagcagcagaaactgGAGTCGGCCCCCCCCAACACTTACCTGAGCCGGAGTCGGAGTATGTGGTACTCGCAGTACGGCAACGAAGCCATCCTGGTGCGGGACAAAAACAAGCTGGATGTCTCCAGGGACACGGGACAATCTAAGTTTTGTGCTATTATGTAA